From a region of the Lactuca sativa cultivar Salinas chromosome 4, Lsat_Salinas_v11, whole genome shotgun sequence genome:
- the LOC111920656 gene encoding allene oxide synthase yields the protein MEYSSLNSLAAPTTAVRGVTVPSENQSAASPALNEVTISADHPPLRVIPGSYGIPFFGPIKDRLQYFYGTGGPVEFFKSRVQEFRSTVYRTNMPPGPFISGDPKVIALLDAKSFPTLFDVSKVEKKDVFTGTYMPSTKLTGGYRVLSYLDPSEARHAELKNLMFFMLKSSSSRVIPQFESTYTELFNTLEIQLDKTGEAPFNDVGEQAAFRFLGRAYFEVNPEDTKIGKDGPTLINKWVFFNLSPILTLGLPWYIEEPLLHTFRLPAFLIQKSYQKLYDYFLSAATTVIEQAENLGIPKDEAVNNILFAVCFNTFGGMKILFPSTLKWIGLAGENLQTQLAEEIRGAIKSYGGGMVTMAAIEQMPLMKSVVYEILRIDPPVTFQYGRAKRDLTIESHDAVFNVKEGEMLFGYQPFATKDPIVFDRPEEFVADRFVGDGEKLLKYVWWSNGPETEITTVENKQCAGKSFVVLITRLFVVEIFRRYDSFTVDVATSALGSSITITSLKKAST from the coding sequence ATGGAGTATTCATCTCTCAATTCCTTGGCTGCACCCACCACCGCTGTCCGCGGTGTCACAGTCCCCTCAGAAAACCAATCTGCCGCTTCCCCAGCCCTTAACGAGGTCACCATCTCCGCCGATCACCCTCCTCTCCGTGTCATCCCTGGTTCCTATGGCATTCCCTTTTTCGGTCCAATCAAAGATCGACTCCAGTATTTCTACGGCACCGGCGGCCCAGTCGAGTTCTTCAAGTCCCGTGTTCAGGAATTCCGGTCGACGGTGTATCGGACCAACATGCCTCCTGGCCCATTCATCAGCGGCGACCCAAAAGTCATCGCCCTCCTCGATGCCAAAAGCTTTCCCACTCTCTTTGATGTATCCAAAGTGGAAAAGAAAGACGTATTCACCGGAACCTACATGCCCTCCACCAAACTCACCGGAGGCTACCGTGTACTCTCCTACCTTGACCCTTCCGAAGCTAGACATGCTGAGCTTAAAAACCTCATGTTCTTCATGCTCAAATCTTCAAGCAGCAGAGTCATTCCACAATTCGAATCCACTTACACCGAACTCTTCAATACTCTTGAGATACAGCTAGACAAAACCGGCGAAGCTCCATTCAACGACGTCGGTGAACAAGCAGCTTTCCGGTTCCTCGGCCGAGCTTACTTCGAAGTCAACCCGGAAGATACAAAAATCGGAAAAGATGGTCCGACACTCATTAACAAGTGGGTGTTTTTCAATCTCAGCCCGATACTCACCCTCGGCCTACCGTGGTACATTGAGGAACCTCTGCTCCATACTTTCCGGCTGCCGGCTTTTCTGATACAGAAAAGTTACCAGAAACTTTACGATTACTTCTTGTCAGCTGCAACTACAGTCATCGAGCAAGCAGAAAACCTAGGGATCCCAAAAGACGAAGCAGTAAACAATATCTTATTCGCTGTGTGCTTTAATACATTCGGTGGGATGAAGATCTTATTCCCGAGTACACTCAAATGGATAGGCCTTGCTGGTGAAAATTTGCAGACCCAGTTGGCGGAGGAGATCAGAGGTGCTATCAAATCCTACGGCGGCGGAATGGTGACAATGGCGGCGATAGAGCAGATGCCGTTGATGAAGTCCGTCGTGTACGAGATTCTTAGGATTGATCCACCGGTAACTTTCCAATATGGGAGAGCTAAACGCGACCTTACCATTGAGTCACATGACGCTGTTTTCAATGTGAAAGAAGGTGAGATGTTATTCGGGTACCAACCATTTGCAACCAAGGACCCGATAGTGTTTGACAGACCTGAAGAGTTTGTTGCTGATCGATTTGTTGGGGACGGAGAAAAGCTGTTGAAGTATGTGTGGTGGTCAAATGGGCCGGAGACGGAGATTACAACGGTCGAAAATAAGCAATGTGCCGGAAAAAGCTTTGTTGTGCTGATAACAAGGTTGTTCGTGGTTGAAATTTTCCGGCGATATGACTCTTTCACCGTGGACGTGGCTACGTCTGCTTTGGGTTCGAGTATCACAATCACGTCCCTAAAGAAAGCTAGTACCTGA